From Fibrobacter sp. UWR2, a single genomic window includes:
- a CDS encoding (deoxy)nucleoside triphosphate pyrophosphohydrolase: MKRIEVVAGIICADPFGNPAVPRTPGVRYYATQRGYGDYKDGWEFPGGKMEPGETPQQALARELREELAIDVNVGEFICTVEHDYPAFHLTMHCFYCAIAGGKTPELLEHEAARWLTRAELHSVNWLPADVKVVEALKMAKFG; encoded by the coding sequence TTTCGGGAATCCGGCTGTGCCTCGCACGCCAGGTGTTCGGTATTACGCCACACAGCGGGGCTACGGCGACTACAAAGACGGCTGGGAATTCCCGGGCGGCAAAATGGAGCCCGGCGAAACGCCGCAGCAGGCGCTGGCCCGCGAACTCAGGGAAGAACTCGCCATCGACGTAAACGTGGGCGAATTTATATGCACCGTGGAGCACGACTACCCGGCTTTCCACCTGACCATGCATTGCTTTTACTGCGCCATCGCGGGCGGGAAAACGCCGGAACTCCTGGAACACGAGGCGGCCCGCTGGCTCACCCGCGCGGAACTGCACAGCGTAAACTGGCTCCCCGCCGACGTGAAGGTCGTCGAAGCATTAAAAATGGCCAAATTTGGCTAA